Proteins found in one Zea mays cultivar B73 chromosome 1, Zm-B73-REFERENCE-NAM-5.0, whole genome shotgun sequence genomic segment:
- the LOC100275637 gene encoding uncharacterized protein LOC100275637: protein MAQWSSVAASLDRWIGLGLGPCRCGSPPAPSRAAMPRRGRARRNGGKVVGCASVPREQAELPPLAVDGTEEEGVGGCGACGGAGWVLCDFCQGKKNNVKSETGSRVYRRCPTCKAAGFILCPRCRVYKCVTFPESTES, encoded by the exons ATGGCGCAGTGGAGCAGCGTGGCCGCGAGCCTGGACCGGTGGATTGGGCTTGGGCTTGGGCCATGCCGCTGCGGCTCACCGCCGGCACCGTCCCGGGCGGCGATGCCACGGCGCGGGCGTGCGAGGAGGAACGGCGGCAAGGTCGTCGGATGCGCGTCCGTCCCGCGGGAGCAGGCCGAGCTGCCGCCGCTTGCCGTCGACGGCACCGAG GAAGAAGGCGTAGGCGGGTGCGGAGCGTGCGGCGGCGCGGGGTGGGTGCTCTGCGACTTCTGCCAGGGCAAGAAGAACAACGTCAAGTCGGAGACCGGCAGCCGGGTGTACCGCCGCTGCCCCACCTGCAAGGCT gcGGGCTTCATCCTGTGCCCAAGATGCAGGGTGTACAAGTGCGTCACCTTCCCAGAGAGCACTGAATCGTGA
- the LOC100275637 gene encoding uncharacterized protein isoform X1, protein MPLRLTAGTVPGGDATARACEEERRQGRRMRVRPAGAGRAAAACRRRHREGVGGCGACGGAGWVLCDFCQGKKNNVKSETGSRVYRRCPTCKAAGFILCPRCRVYKCVTFPESTES, encoded by the exons ATGCCGCTGCGGCTCACCGCCGGCACCGTCCCGGGCGGCGATGCCACGGCGCGGGCGTGCGAGGAGGAACGGCGGCAAGGTCGTCGGATGCGCGTCCGTCCCGCGGGAGCAGGCCGAGCTGCCGCCGCTTGCCGTCGACGGCACCGAG AAGGCGTAGGCGGGTGCGGAGCGTGCGGCGGCGCGGGGTGGGTGCTCTGCGACTTCTGCCAGGGCAAGAAGAACAACGTCAAGTCGGAGACCGGCAGCCGGGTGTACCGCCGCTGCCCCACCTGCAAGGCT gcGGGCTTCATCCTGTGCCCAAGATGCAGGGTGTACAAGTGCGTCACCTTCCCAGAGAGCACTGAATCGTGA